The following proteins come from a genomic window of Lycium ferocissimum isolate CSIRO_LF1 chromosome 4, AGI_CSIRO_Lferr_CH_V1, whole genome shotgun sequence:
- the LOC132051819 gene encoding stem-specific protein TSJT1 has product MLGIFSSSIVSPPEELVAAGSRNPSPKMTGEALMNRFTKTEPLAVSVKINGHVQLAYTHNNESAFLPRSFAVKDEIFCLFEGSLDNLGSLRQQYGLAKSANEVVLMIEAYKALRDRAPYPANHVVGHLEGNFAFIVFDKSTSTLFVATDQVGKIPLYWGITADGYVAFADDADLLKGACGKSLASFPQGCFFSTTVGELRSYENPKNKITAIPATEEEIWGAKFMVEGGAVVAATK; this is encoded by the exons ATGTTGGGTATTTTTAGCAGCTCCATTGTATCACCGCCTGAGGAGTTGGTGGCAGCCGGAAGCCGGAACCCGTCACCTAAGATGACGGGGGAGGCTCTGATGAACCGGTTCACTAAAACCGAGCCGTTGGCTGTGTCCGTGAAGATCAACGGTCATGTTCAACTAGCTTACACTCACAACAATGAGTCTGCTTTTCTGCCAAG GTCATTTGCCGTTAAGGATGAAATATTTTGCTTGTTTGAGGGATCTCTCGACAACTTAGGAAGTTTGAGACAACAATACGGCCTGGCCAAGTCTGCAAATGAGGTGGTATTGATGATTGAAGCATACAAGGCACTCCGTGACAGGGCACCTTACCCTGCAAACCATGTTGTTGGTCACCTTGAAGGCAATTTTGCATTTATCGTTTTTGACAAGTCCACTTCTACATTGTTTGTGGCTACT GATCAAGTCGGTAAGATACCTCTATATTGGGGAATCACTGCTGATGGGTATGTGGCCTTTGCCGATGATGCTGATTTGCTTAAAGGTGCTTGTGGCAAGTCACTTGCTTCTTTCCCTCAAG GGTGTTTCTTCTCTACAACAGTTGGAGAACTGAGAAGCTATGAGAATCCTAAAAACAAGATCACTGCCATTCCTGCTACTGAGGAAGAAATATGGGGTGCAAAATTCATG
- the LOC132051820 gene encoding organelle RRM domain-containing protein 6, chloroplastic-like, with amino-acid sequence MSLFCLPCNNSLISPSQSFTSSAIGHASAFKPLFPSLPVFSFEKISNLKPSILIDLSQNKPHFARCLGSSVEPHNHANYTTIIFLKGLAKSTSEGRLKVVFSQFGDVSRVKILTDKKSKQPLGFAYIWFPDNESAQSAVQEMNGKFLDGRFIQVQMAKPGSCKPNVKTAPYKF; translated from the exons ATGTCTCTGTTTTGCTTACCCTGTAATAATTCCTTAATTTCACCCTCCCAATCGTTTACATCATCTGCAATTGGACATGCCTCGGCTTTCAAACCCTTATTTCCTTCTCTACCCGTTTTTAGTTTCGAAAAAATTTCAAACCTTAAGCCGAGTATTTTAATTGACCTGTCTCAGAACAAACCTCACTTTGCCAGGTGCTTGGGTTCTTCAGTTGAGCCACATAATCATGCAAATTATACTACTATTATATTCCTCAAAG GACTAGCAAAGTCAACCTCAGAGGGAAGATTGAAGGTGGTATTTTCACAATTTGGAGATGTCAGTCGAG TCAAGATCCTAACTGATAAGAAAAGTAAGCAACCGTTGGGGTTTGCATATATCTGGTTTCCCGATAATGAATCCGCACAATCTGCTGTCCAAGAGATGAATGGAAAG TTCTTAGATGGCAGGTTTATACAGGTTCAAATGGCAAAGCCTGGATCTTGCAAGCCGAATGTCAAGACAGCACCTTACAAGTTCTAG
- the LOC132051821 gene encoding DUF21 domain-containing protein At4g14240-like isoform X1 produces the protein MQTINAMAVVRMAMRGHNNNNNSLEAEIAFGTVTWFVYAGLSCFLVLFAGIMSGLTLGLMSLGLVELEILQRSGTPSEKKQAAAILPVVQKQHQLLVTLLLCNAAAMEALPIYLDKMFNQYVAIILSVTFVLAFGEVIPQAICTRYGLAVGANFVWLVRVLMVICYPIAYPIGKILDCVLGHHEVLFRRAQLKALVSIHSQEAGKGGELTHDETTIISGALDLTEKTAEEAMTPIESTFSLDVNSKLDWEAMGKIIARGHSRVPVYSGSPKNIIGLLLVKSLLTVRAETETPVSAVSIRRIPRVPADMPLYDILNEFQKGSSHMAAVVKLKGKSKKTPSVLEGEKSDDSTVTSGNPNVTAHQKTAKGDKPDCVAIDIDKATVPAATTPTSGDVVTNGLPESSDDIEDAEVIGIITLEDVFEELLQEEIVDETDEYVDVHKRIRVAAAAAASSVARAPSTRRLTAQKGSGVQSKQGQNPKKSSEDISMSRRTQGNLGEPLLVVTRDKEP, from the exons ATGCAGACGATCAATGCAATGGCAGTAGTTCGAATGGCGATGAGAGgccataataataataataattcccTTGAGGCGGAAATAGCATTTGGGACTGTAACATGGTTCGTCTATGCAGGGTTGTCATGTTTTTTGGTGCTGTTTGCGGGAATAATGTCCGGATTGACATTGGGACTCATGTCTTTGGGCCTCGTTGAGCTCGAAATCCTTCAGCGAAGTGGCACCCCCTCTGAGAAAAAGCAAGCAG CTGCAATACTTCCCGTTGTTCAGAAGCAACACCAGCTTCTTGTGACCCTACTTCTATGTAATGCCGCTGCAATGGAGGCCCTACCAATATACCTGGACAAAATGTTCAACCAATATGTGGCTATTATATTATCAGTAACTTTTGTCTTGGCATTTGGAGAG GTTATACCTCAAGCAATATGTACAAGGTACGGACTTGCGGTGGGTGCAAACTTTGTTTGGCTTGTTCGTGTTCTGATGGTTATATGCTACCCAATTGCTTACCCCATAGGGAAG ATCCTAGACTGTGTGTTAGGACATCATGAAGTACTATTTAGACGAGCTCAGTTAAAAGCTCTTGTTTCTATCCACAGTCAAGAG GCTGGCAAGGGAGGTGAACTTACACATGATGAAACAACAATCATTAGTGGAGCATTAGATTTGACTGAGAAG ACTGCTGAGGAGGCCATGACACCCATTGAATCGACATTTTCATTGGATGTCAATTCAAAGCTGGACTG GGAGGCAATGGGTAAAATTATTGCTCGGGGTCATAGCCGAGTTCCAGTCTACTCAGGCAGTCCAAAGAATATAATTGGACTTCTACTA GTAAAAAGTCTTCTTACCGTACGTGCAGAAACTGAGACACCAGTTAGTGCTGTTTCCATCCGCAGAATTCCACG AGTTCCGGCTGATATGCCACTATATGACATACTAAACGAGTTTCAAAAGGGTAGCAGTCATATGGCTGCAGTAGTGAAGCTTAAAGGGAAAAGCAAAAAAACTCCCTCTGTACTTGAGGGAGAGAAATCTGATGACAGTACAGTCACCAGTGGAAATCCAAATGTAACTGCCCATCAAAAGACGGCAAAGGGTGACAAGCCAGATTGTGTCGCCATTGATATCGACAAGGCTACAGTACCGGCAGCAACAACTCCGACATCAGGTGATGTAGTGACAAATGGATTGCCTGAGTCATCAGATGATATAGAGGATGCTGAAGTAATAGGTATTATCACTTTGGAAGATGTTTTTGAAGAACTTTTACAG GAGGAAATAGTAGACGAGACTGATGAATATGTTGACGTACATAAGAG GATACGTGTGGCGGCAGCAGCAGCAGCTTCATCAGTGGCACGTGCTCCATCAACCCGGAGGTTAACAGCCCAAAAGGGAAGC GGGGTGCAAAGCAAGCAAGGACAAAACCCAAAAAAGTCGAGCGAGGACATTTCCATGTCAAGAAGGACACAAGGGAATCTCGGAGAGCCTCTTCTTGTGGTAACAAGAGATAAAGAGCCGTAG
- the LOC132051821 gene encoding DUF21 domain-containing protein At4g14240-like isoform X2 — protein MQTINAMAVVRMAMRGHNNNNNSLEAEIAFGTVTWFVYAGLSCFLVLFAGIMSGLTLGLMSLGLVELEILQRSGTPSEKKQAAAILPVVQKQHQLLVTLLLCNAAAMEALPIYLDKMFNQYVAIILSVTFVLAFGEVIPQAICTRYGLAVGANFVWLVRVLMVICYPIAYPIGKAGKGGELTHDETTIISGALDLTEKTAEEAMTPIESTFSLDVNSKLDWEAMGKIIARGHSRVPVYSGSPKNIIGLLLVKSLLTVRAETETPVSAVSIRRIPRVPADMPLYDILNEFQKGSSHMAAVVKLKGKSKKTPSVLEGEKSDDSTVTSGNPNVTAHQKTAKGDKPDCVAIDIDKATVPAATTPTSGDVVTNGLPESSDDIEDAEVIGIITLEDVFEELLQEEIVDETDEYVDVHKRIRVAAAAAASSVARAPSTRRLTAQKGSGVQSKQGQNPKKSSEDISMSRRTQGNLGEPLLVVTRDKEP, from the exons ATGCAGACGATCAATGCAATGGCAGTAGTTCGAATGGCGATGAGAGgccataataataataataattcccTTGAGGCGGAAATAGCATTTGGGACTGTAACATGGTTCGTCTATGCAGGGTTGTCATGTTTTTTGGTGCTGTTTGCGGGAATAATGTCCGGATTGACATTGGGACTCATGTCTTTGGGCCTCGTTGAGCTCGAAATCCTTCAGCGAAGTGGCACCCCCTCTGAGAAAAAGCAAGCAG CTGCAATACTTCCCGTTGTTCAGAAGCAACACCAGCTTCTTGTGACCCTACTTCTATGTAATGCCGCTGCAATGGAGGCCCTACCAATATACCTGGACAAAATGTTCAACCAATATGTGGCTATTATATTATCAGTAACTTTTGTCTTGGCATTTGGAGAG GTTATACCTCAAGCAATATGTACAAGGTACGGACTTGCGGTGGGTGCAAACTTTGTTTGGCTTGTTCGTGTTCTGATGGTTATATGCTACCCAATTGCTTACCCCATAGGGAAG GCTGGCAAGGGAGGTGAACTTACACATGATGAAACAACAATCATTAGTGGAGCATTAGATTTGACTGAGAAG ACTGCTGAGGAGGCCATGACACCCATTGAATCGACATTTTCATTGGATGTCAATTCAAAGCTGGACTG GGAGGCAATGGGTAAAATTATTGCTCGGGGTCATAGCCGAGTTCCAGTCTACTCAGGCAGTCCAAAGAATATAATTGGACTTCTACTA GTAAAAAGTCTTCTTACCGTACGTGCAGAAACTGAGACACCAGTTAGTGCTGTTTCCATCCGCAGAATTCCACG AGTTCCGGCTGATATGCCACTATATGACATACTAAACGAGTTTCAAAAGGGTAGCAGTCATATGGCTGCAGTAGTGAAGCTTAAAGGGAAAAGCAAAAAAACTCCCTCTGTACTTGAGGGAGAGAAATCTGATGACAGTACAGTCACCAGTGGAAATCCAAATGTAACTGCCCATCAAAAGACGGCAAAGGGTGACAAGCCAGATTGTGTCGCCATTGATATCGACAAGGCTACAGTACCGGCAGCAACAACTCCGACATCAGGTGATGTAGTGACAAATGGATTGCCTGAGTCATCAGATGATATAGAGGATGCTGAAGTAATAGGTATTATCACTTTGGAAGATGTTTTTGAAGAACTTTTACAG GAGGAAATAGTAGACGAGACTGATGAATATGTTGACGTACATAAGAG GATACGTGTGGCGGCAGCAGCAGCAGCTTCATCAGTGGCACGTGCTCCATCAACCCGGAGGTTAACAGCCCAAAAGGGAAGC GGGGTGCAAAGCAAGCAAGGACAAAACCCAAAAAAGTCGAGCGAGGACATTTCCATGTCAAGAAGGACACAAGGGAATCTCGGAGAGCCTCTTCTTGTGGTAACAAGAGATAAAGAGCCGTAG